The Pirellulales bacterium genomic interval CACCTCTCTCCCATGCATGGCTTCAAGAAGGTCATGCTCGTGTCGGGCGATCGCCCGTCCGAGGCCGAGTACCTGGCTCAACGTGTCGGAATCAGCGAGGTGTACGCCGGTAAGAGCCCCGAAGAGAAGCTCGACATCGTTCGCGCCGAAACGGCCCGCGCGGGCACGGTCTACGTCGGCGACGGCATCAACGATGCGCCGGCCATGGTGGCTGCCACGGTCGGGCTGGCGATGGGGCAACGCAGCGAGGTGACCACCGAAGCAGCCGGCGCCGTGGTGATGGACAACATGCTGGGGCGCGTCGACGAACTGCTGCACATCGGCGGGCGGATGCGACGCATCGCCCTGCAGAGCGCCGTGGGAGGGATGGCATTCAGTATCGGCGGCATGCTGCTGGCCGCCGCGGGACTGCTGCCACCGGTGGCGGGCGCGATTGCGCAAGAGGTGATCGACGTCGTCGCGGTGCTCAACGCCCTGCGCGCGGCGTGGTATCCCGGGGCGTTGAGCGACTACGAATCGCTGGATGCTATGGAATCATCCGTCGATAAAACCAACGCTTCGTAATCTCGGCCGCCGCGGCTTAAAGGCTGACAATCGCCAGCATCGCGACCAGAAAACTCGCCGGTGGCTACCGGCTTTATTCCACTCCGCGCAGCCCATGAGCCTAGGGCTGTGTCCAACCTTAATTTTCGGGTGCAATTGAATCCCAGCCGGGTAGCACCGACGATGGTGCGGCGCGACGTCGCGCACGACAACACACTCGAGTCGCATCATCGTCGGTGTTGCGCAGCAACCAGAGGGTCGATCGGGCAGGCGCATTTCAGTAGCACAGCCTCGCCACAACGCCGGTCCGGTCGAAACGAACCTCTTGTCGCTGCGCGACACCGACGAGCTTCCGACTCAAGCGAGATAAGTTTCAAGCCTGCTGCGGAAACTCGTCGGTGCTACCCCCCCTAAGTCCACCAACTTTCGGCGCGCGACGAGACGCTGCGCCACATGGCTGCCGGCCCTCTTTTGGGCTATAGTGAAACCCGTTGCGGTCGACGGGCGGTATGGTCTTTGACGCCGGTGTCGATCGTGGCTCCTCGCCGTTTCAGCGATCCTTGCGATCGTCCCGCCCCTCGATCCTCGTAGTATCCGTGAAACGCATGTCTTTCCGCGCGAGCAGCATGCTGGTAATGGCTCTGGCGATAGGAGTTTTGTCCCCCGTGGCTGGGGCAGATCCGGCCGAGATGCCGCAGGCCGTTCAGGCGGTGCTCGAGACCCATTGCACGAGTTGCCACGCGGGGGAGGAGGCCACGGCGGGCATCGATCTCGCCTCGGCCCAAACGCAGGAAGACATCTTCACCGAGGGACGAACCTGGAACAAAGTGCTGCGGGTCGTGCGCTCGCACGAGATGCCCCCCAAGAGCGAAGCGGTGATGTCGGACGAAGACCGCCAACTCTTGTTCGAATGGATCGAGGCGTCGTTTCGCAACCACGACTGCCTTGGACAGACAGAGCCAGGTCACGTCACCGTCCGCCGCTTGAACCGTGTCGAGTACCGCAACACGATTCGGGATCTCTTCGGCATGGATCTCGACGCGGCCCGCGACCTGCCCGCCGATGCCGCGGGGAACGGGTTCGATAACCAGGGCGATACGCTCTTCATCCCTCCCGTGCTGATGGAGAAATATCTCGATACGACCAAGCGTCTGCTGGAACAGGCGATGGCCGAGGGGGCCCCCGCGCGTGCGATGCTGCTCGCCGTGACGCCGTCGGAGTCGGTCTCGCCGGCGGAGGTGGCACGCCAGAACCTGCGGGCGTTCTTGCCGAGGGCATTTCGTCGCCCCGTGAAGGACGATGAACTAGCGGCGCGGGTCGCGCTGGTCGAGCAGGCCCTCGGGCGCGGCGAATCTTTCGAACAGGGGCTGCAGACCGCGCTGCTGGCGACACTCCTTTCGCCTCACTTCTTGTTCCGTATCGAACAGGATCAGGCCCCCGAGGGGTCGAACGAGGCGTATCCGATCACGGATCATGAGTTGGCGACGCGGTTGTCGTATTTTCTCTGGTCGACGATGCCCGACGGCGAGTTGACCGAACTGGCCGACGCGGGCCGATTGAGCCAGCCCGAGGTGCTGCGCGAGCAGGTCGCGCGCATGCTGGCCGATCCGAAGTCGATTGCCTTGGCCGAGGAATTCACCTCGCAGTGGTTCGGCTACCGCGACCTGCGCACGCACGAGATGGATATCCGGCGCTTCGGCGGATTCAACGGCGTGCGCGATGCCATGTACGAAGAGTCGCGGATGTTCTTCGACACGCTCTTCCGCGAGAATGGACGCGTGCTCGACATCGTCGACTGCAACTATGCCTTTGTGAATGATCGGCTGGCCGAGCATTACGGCCTGCCGAAGGTAGAGGGGGGGCAGTTGCGCAAGGTGGAGCTTGCCGACCGCCGCCGCGGCGGCGTGCTCGGGATGGGCAGCACGCTGACGGTGAGCTCGTATCCCACGCGCACCAGCCCCGTGTTGCGGGGCAAGTGGGTCCTCGAGACGATCCTCGGCACCCCCCCGCCCCCGCCGCCTCCGAATGTGAAGGAGATCTCCAAGAGCGACGAGGTCAAGGATGGGTTGACGCTGCGACAGCGATTCGAAAGGCATCGCGCCCAGGAGAGTTGCGCCAGTTGCCATGCCAAGATGGACCCTTTGGGCTTCGCCCTGGAGAATTTTGACGGTATCGGAAAATGGCGCGATCAGGATAATGGCATCGATATCG includes:
- a CDS encoding DUF1592 domain-containing protein codes for the protein MKRMSFRASSMLVMALAIGVLSPVAGADPAEMPQAVQAVLETHCTSCHAGEEATAGIDLASAQTQEDIFTEGRTWNKVLRVVRSHEMPPKSEAVMSDEDRQLLFEWIEASFRNHDCLGQTEPGHVTVRRLNRVEYRNTIRDLFGMDLDAARDLPADAAGNGFDNQGDTLFIPPVLMEKYLDTTKRLLEQAMAEGAPARAMLLAVTPSESVSPAEVARQNLRAFLPRAFRRPVKDDELAARVALVEQALGRGESFEQGLQTALLATLLSPHFLFRIEQDQAPEGSNEAYPITDHELATRLSYFLWSTMPDGELTELADAGRLSQPEVLREQVARMLADPKSIALAEEFTSQWFGYRDLRTHEMDIRRFGGFNGVRDAMYEESRMFFDTLFRENGRVLDIVDCNYAFVNDRLAEHYGLPKVEGGQLRKVELADRRRGGVLGMGSTLTVSSYPTRTSPVLRGKWVLETILGTPPPPPPPNVKEISKSDEVKDGLTLRQRFERHRAQESCASCHAKMDPLGFALENFDGIGKWRDQDNGIDIDAAAALPDGRELNGIADLKDALLARQELFLRQLVERTLTYALGRAVDFYDECTIRQAISRLAEGDHRSHELILSVVESYPFRHKKNAP